One window of the Branchiostoma lanceolatum isolate klBraLanc5 chromosome 3, klBraLanc5.hap2, whole genome shotgun sequence genome contains the following:
- the LOC136431102 gene encoding PWWP domain-containing protein 2A-like: MADPKASENGLKRGAEIPATIEEALDDLVVVTLRHGDKVFRGVLLDSSKRDLPYGVADARLRVSGAAIVETCGGENRDPQDGSMEGAKAPELSTLSFRASYGQNIPSPPPRRILKARSTRRNISSNRNIIERSNIKLRPRQILCSKCKECVKDEDSSKVVTSKTAQNTQRAKLAKLENSRKRKDISPAGRKTAKKLKKQNDFETRGVKTSPLIKISYATPQGKGKVLKIPPKVTSTYRYDNTAHDNRSHRLSKSERDKAKKVLKKAKERAQGKATGALTMSPQHRMIQGTANGRPGFRLKRAAIIPHGTTAQTPPLTSSMGSLDRNSVASGDRPATDRGGQHGRQASVGGAYANGPHSDTANSNGGKSKRDKEKKKKKGGISVVLKNFNSQWTQSLDTASINSVRTASSQSSDAWSETSAPSNSYDFAAEPEDTESRNGPKIVPPLKVHLHTKNVTKTMTAQGRTVCLGDIVWGKIHGFPWWPGRVRSITVSRAENGEIVRQDAHVEWFASSTTSHIACSTLSPYLEDFKQRFNKKKRGPYRRAVKIASEACQKQTSELRALYTQFETNSHVA; the protein is encoded by the exons ATGGCGGACCCCAAAGCCTCGGAGAACGGGCTGAAAAGGGGCGCAGAAATCCCCGCCACGATCGAAGAGGCCCTCGATGACCTTGTCGTTGTGACCTTGAGGCATGGAGACAAAGTTTTTAGGGGGGTTTTACTGGATTCCTCGAAAAG GGACTTGCCGTACGGAGTCGCCGACGCTAGACTGCGGGTGAGCGGCGCTGCGATCGTGGAAACGTGCGGGGGAGAGAACAGAGACCCGCAAGATGGCAGCATGGAAGGGGCCAAAGCACCAGAGCTCAGCACGCTAAGTTTTCGAGCCAGCTACGGTCAGAACATTCCCTCTCCTCCACCCAGAAGAATCCTGAAAGCTAGGTCAACTCGGAGGAACATTTCTAGCAATAGGAACATCATAGAGAGAAGTAACATCAAGTTAAGACCACGACAGATTCTGTGTTCAAAGTGCAAAGAGTGTGTGAAAGATGAGGACTCCTCCAAGGTGGTGACATCCAAAACTGCCCAGAACACACAGAGAGCCAAGCTGGCAAAGCTGGAGAACAGCAGAAAGAGAAAGGACATTTCCCCAGCTGGCAGGAAAACTGCTAAGAAGTTGAAGAAGCAGAATGATTTTGAGACAAGAGGGGTGAAGACCAGTCCTCTGATCAAGATCTCCTATGCCACTCCGCAGGGAAAGGGGAAAGTTTTGAAGATTCCGCCCAAAGTGACCAGCACGTACAGGTACGATAATACTGCCCATGACAACAGGTCCCACAGACTCAGTAAGTCCGAACGTGACAAGGCAAAGAAGGTGCTGAAAAAGGCGAAGGAGAGAGCTCAGGGCAAGGCCACAGGAGCACTGACCATGTCACCCCAGCATCGCATGATACAGGGCACCGCAAACGGTCGCCCTGGCTTCCGACTGAAGCGAGCTGCCATCATCCCACATGGAACTACTGCGCAGACCCCTCCCCTAACCTCCTCCATGGGCAGTTTGGACAGAAACAGTGTTGCTTCAGGAGACAGACCTGCAACAGACAGGGGTGGGCAACATGGCCGACAGGCCTCTGTGGGTGGTGCTTATGCAAATGGCCCCCATTCGGACACTGCAAACTCCAACGGTGGAAAGAGCAAGAGGGAcaaggagaagaaaaagaagaaaggtgGTATCTCTGTCGTGCTGAAGAATTTTAACTCTCAATGGACTCAATCACTGGACACAGCATCGATCAACAGCGTGCGTACTGCCAGCTCACAGTCTTCAGATGCATGGTCCGAAACATCTGCTCCATCAAACAGTTATGACTTTGCTGCTGAGCCAGAGGACACAGAGAGCAGGAATGGTCCAAAGATAGTGCCACCCCTTAAGGTTCATCTTCACACCAAGAACGTCACGAAAACGATGACTGCACAAGGGCGGACAGTCTGCCTAGGGGACATAGTGTGGGGTAAGATCCATGGCTTCCCATGGTGGCCTGGACGTGTCAGGTCCATCACTGTCAGTAGGGCAGAGAATGGCGAGATAGTTCGACAGGATGCACACGTAGAGTGGTTCGCATCTTCGACCACCTCGCACATAGCATGTTCCACGCTGTCACCCTACCTGGAGGACTTCAAGCAGCGGTTCAATAAGAAAAAGAGAGGGCCATACCGGAGGGCAGTCAAAATTGCAAGTGAAGCGTGTCAGAAGCAGACGTCAGAGTTGCGAGCCCTGTACACACAGTTCGAGACAAACTCTCATGTGGCATAG